In Ooceraea biroi isolate clonal line C1 chromosome 6, Obir_v5.4, whole genome shotgun sequence, the genomic stretch cgaaatatacatatataaaattagagTAGTTGTCATGGAGGCGATTAGACATATATATCTTGCTTAAAAAGCCCTTAAGaaggaatttattatttgtctcGATGAGGTTCAAACAGTCGACGTAACATGGCCGACGTAATAGTCGGCGTTATCCCTTCCCGATCGTCTCGATTCCACAACTGGGCCGTATTCATTGGGCAGATATCATTCAGTAATTTTCTAATGCCTAAATCGATTATATACGTTTCGAATCGTCTATTTGCTAGTGTAATTGGCTAAATTCATGATtctctaaattcattaaatGGCTAAATATCTATACTTTTTGATACTGGTATATTACTCATCCACGATTGACTacgctttttttattacgtttttcTAAAGCATATCAAAAACAGATACCCGTGAAAAGGCCCGTGAATTAGATGTCAAGTTATCGAAAACTCATTCCAAAAACACTAACGGGTTGTTAGAGAGCTTACTGCAATTTTAAACTAGTGcacactatttttatttttttattattttttttggtTGCTATCGCCAATTTTGTAATAAGATGCTAATagtcgatattattatatgctttgttgtattcatttgaaaaatgtttattacgtgataatatatctaatatagtagtaataatattaattgatactatatatataattactctTGACAATGTTGATTATGAATAATACCACGTTAGCGTTCTGGAATAAATCTAAGATGTTCAGCGATTCAGCGTAAGTCTCCCGTCTGCTACCACTCGGAACAGAGATTTCAGAGCAATGATAAAAGTCGAACGAGAAGCGAGTTAAGCTAGCAGAAAACTAATCTAACAGCAACCGAGGAGTTTGGCCTATTCGCGagattacaaattaattaacgaaataaaaattcgaaataaaaagtattattacatGAAGCAATAGAGTGGAACAATGCCCAGCGAGGATACGCGACACTCTCAATTTcgattctctttctcgctctccctttctttcttacACCATGTAGACAGACAGAAAAATAGAGATTTGATATGCGTGGCCGCATTTAGCCGACCTCATCGAGAGGGTCACAGCATTGTCATTCGGTATTGGGTGCGCATGGAGAAATCGCGCCTGATCAATACTCGCAGCGCGCGACGGTTCGACCAATCGCGGATTCGCCAAAGACAGGACACGCGACTTCGATCCTATCCAGTTCTCCTTGCAAGAAACGGGTCGTAAATTCGTCAGTCGGGCGACACAGCAGACCGGAGAGAGAGTAACTTCAGGGTAACTCGTCGGACAACAGATTCATCGACTCCAAACAGGTCTGCTTTAGGGTGGCCGATTGATCCTCGAGACTGCGTTTCAGACCTTCTATCGTCTGCATCAGCATCTGCCGTCGTAACTGAGACAGCTGCTGTTGGAAGAACTGTGAATCCTGGGCATTATTCGCGTTCGCCGCCTCAGCCGCCAACCGCTCCTGTCGCAGTTGTACCACTTTCTCTTTTAGGGATCTCCTCGAGTCATCTACGATATTCATTAAACGAATTAGCTCAATTCAAGAGAATTAAATTCGCATGgtctgttaaaaataaaaatttcatattattctATCAATAAGAGATAAatgcgatatttttattacgtagaatttttgtaaatcaaagaaaataagataaagaagtagaattatatgtatttaatacatttgttACGCCGCGCCGCATAACACAGAATAGTTCAAGGagaaggaaatgttttaaatattttaaaagacaCAAATATCCACCTGTATCATCAGCTGCCGTATCGCCATCAGAATTTCTCAACATTATATGTTCGCCCAATGTTTTCTGTATCCTACCGTATGTCGCGCTTCCGGcatatacttttcttttcactgGCTCGCTTTGTGGACAGTAGGAAGAGGCTTCCTTAATAGGACCCATATCGACTGACCTGCAACGGCAGTTTTCTATTGTAAATAGTCAAAGACTGCGCGCgcatatatttaatgtatcaaattattattagtctctctaaaaaatagaaataaagtaTCTTATCCTACCAAGTAATAGGAGGGAAACATGATATTGTTGTCACTACGTAGATTATTTCCTTGTGAATCAAATAAGATGAAATttatagtaaaattaaaaaattatttttaaaaagaataagcgttcgaaaagaataaaagttttcaatTGCTCGTTAAACTTTAGACGTCGCGTCGGACGACATTTAAGATTTGAGCGATCAGCTACTGACCTAAAAGTCATCAACGGAGCTCTCCGTCTCACGTCGCACTTCTCATCGGAATCCGATGAGCTGGACGTTACTCCCTCTTCCTTCGTCGGCAGGTTGTCTCTCGTTTCGCAAGAAAATTCCTTTCTTCCTGCGGCGAGAGAGCTCTGCGACTGTGTCACGTTTGACTGGGCTTTATCTCCAAAAGGGTTGTCCACCGGATCTGATCTTAAATCTCCATTGCAATTCATAGCAAGCTGAAGCATTCCGCTACACTCCTTAGTGTCGAGGTCACCATTGCGTGCCCGatgcacttgatgatgtattAAGCTCCTGCTGGGCGAACCATGAGGCGTTGTCCTGCGTGGCATGACCGGCGAGTCCGAGCACTTGGACATCTCGGGTTGCCGATAAATGGAAGGAGGCTCCTTTGGCGCGAATCCAGCCGACGAGTTTCTTTCGAGGAATCGATGAATCGGTGAACACGGTTGTTGAGTAAACTGCCGTTTGGGACTGGTGTGCTCTAAATCCTTAATACTGCCGCTCTGCAATTCCGGCTGAGAATTACGGCTCTTCGATAACGCCAGCTCGATGTTCAATTCCGTGTTCTTGATGAGTTCGACGCGCTTATTTGCCAAGCCGTTGTGCAGTTtgcgcgacggcgacggcacGCACGGTGATGAATTCTGATACTTCTGCATGCTCACCAAGAGATTCTCCGCTTCGAGAATGAGCTCGCGATACTTGCGATCAGCCTCCTTGTCAGCCTCAATCAGTGCGATTTCCGACGCGAACGTGGTCATGTACGTGTTGCCGGTTATGTGGCGTCGTACTATATTGCCGTTCACATAACTTATCTGAAAGGAAAACGGTACAGTCATTACAATTTCGCGACACATCCAGGGCGAATATGGAGCCTCCATTTGGGACGGACTCTAGAATAGATTCTAGAATAGAACGCACTTGTAATTTGtttaactaattaaaattttttatctattcaattaaaaatagtttcaTCGTTATGATTGAAGGCCTCTATCTGAATTCGCTTCCTCTTGCAACGGATGTAAGCAATTCTACAAGTTCATTCTAGAAATAAGTCGAaagtaaaaggaaaaaatttaataaattaattagaattaatattttattatagaaaaagtaGTAGTACGATCTATGGAACCAATTGCATTCAAGTCTCACCGAGTTCGACCGTCTCTTCACGATTTCATTGTCAACCATGGTAGGTCTGACAGCCGACGGGTTGCCGTTCAATCTCATCGGCGAGAGATTCTTATTGACGTCGTGCTTTTTACGTCGCAGGCACATTGGCGTACCACCTACACTCCTGCTGCCTTGATTGAATCCTGAATTCTTTAGGAGTATCCTCTCGACCAGCACACGATTCATATTCGCCATCTCGTCGTCGCAGCAATCCAGGTTGGGCTTGCGACGCTGCGACATTCTCTTCTTGCGTTTCTCGCTCTGCTTATGATCTCCGTCTAGTTTTTTGTGCCGCGTACTCTGCTTCCTTGCGTTCGTAGTCCTGGAAAACGCAACAGAAACAACATGATCTAAGCATCGCATTAATCATGTAAGAAatgagagagataaaaaaattacgaaaTAAATCCTCGCACTATTTGAATTTTAAGCATTTTGTGAAACTCACTTCTGAGAAATAATCTCATCCTTGTTTCTGCGCTTGAGGAAGGATTCGCGGAGCCTGCTGCCGCGTCGACTTAACTCACTGGTAAAGGCGAAGTAAGTGCAGTGACCGGTGTTGGGAAAGTGATCACCGCCGCACTCGACACTGTCCAGATCGAGGAATGAACCGTTGTCGATGTAGTCGAGCTCATCGTTTTCGAACGGATCATTCTCATCGCCACCATCCTGACCAGTATCAATATCCGACAGCGAGTCGATGTAGTCCTCGCAGTCGGTCGGATCGCTGTCCGACAGAATGTCAGTCTCTTTTTCATACACGTAGCTCTCGTCAAACTTCCCCATCATTTCGTTCAATGTGACATCATCTTCGGATGAACGCACACTACGCGTCATCGAGGATGCTGAGGAGCTACTGCTGCTTGCTCGTCGCTGCAGCGGTATCTTTGGTCGTAGGTCCATGCCTGATATCAGTCTCCAATTTTGATTGATTCTGCACAAGATACAGTAAATTTCCATGATTCGAGTTGTAGATTACTTCAAGTATTTAGAGCAAAACAGAAATTAAACTATGCCGATTAATCCTTTGGACTATGGAGATGCTCGGACGGATGCAAAGACGGTTCCTATGTGCAGTGCGACAGTAACCGTCACAATGCGCGGAGCATGTTATACTATTCCTTATTAATGAGAGTAAATTACTCTTTTGTATTTTCTacttatatttatgaaaaacataaaactCTTAAGGGGAGATACTACTGCGATGGTTTAAAcaaatccatttgttttcGCATTTTCTTAATTCTCGGGATCTTCTCgggaaaaatatattcctaaaagaatatattaaaatattcgcaATATTATCCTcccaaaatataaaatgataatttccATCCAGTAAACAATTAAGACGCCGTTTGCACCCAGTAAGCAGTTAGAGTTAGACGCCTAAAGGCTCTATTCGCAGTCAAAAGATTAAATAGAAGTCAATCAGAAAAGATAACTCTGTgtatttaaaagtaaaaagtattcatcaaataaataagtatattattaaattaaatattacaatgcggtatttaagaaatattaatttattataatttactataataagagttgtatatatttttaatttaaacctttttaaaattcaatttagttgatttaatttcaaagtagtctttttcttcataaatgcaaaaatgtaataaaactatccaaaaagaattaaaaaattagaaaattagaaaagaataaaactatgtataaaataattctgtttataaatatatttggtaCCTATATTGAATTTAGCGAACAAAACATAACTCTCATAAAGAATTCAATAATACGCATCGATACAATTTGCACAATTGTATAATACTTATTTCTACAAAGTAGTCTGTACTGCATTGTGATATAAGTATAGTTTAATCGAGTGTAAATGACGAATGTGTAATCGACATAAAGCACGCGCAATTTGCGGAAGAAACATGCATTGTCGATTTACGACATCGAGCAATAAATAGTCATCCGcaaattaaaacttaaatttgCCGTGAGCATTCGTGCATGCTGGACGAAATTCATCCTTGTAATTGCATGACGGATTGACAGCCAATAAAGTAAACTTCGCGGATCTCGCCTGTCTCGCGAACTTTTGTAAAACGTTGGCGTTTCCTTATTCCTTATTACTTCGGTCGGCTTCACGCCAAGACTGCAATAGTCGATGGATTCGAGAAAAGGAAAACaccctctcccccccccccccacggAAAAATACGCCTTCTGCCAGTTGGCAACTTATGCAATTACGTGTAAGTTTTTCTCCGCGAAAAATTGGATTAGCTCCAACATATTGGTAATAGCATAACTGTAGCAACATATTGAATTGTTATTTGCGCAGTATCTTATGTTTCATCCTCTCCTTTTTCTACGCACTCatgtaattctttattttatattatttttgattttcatGTCAGTCTTCCGATCAATATCTCTAActattctaattattttctaattagttattttttacttatcaaattattttatttttctatttaagcaaagttttattaattttctatttttgctaatatttacattatttatttaatttatttgcatcTCTTTTGGTACACATGTTAGTGCACAAATTACTACGGAatcagtaagataaaatttgCTATCACTTACGGACTTCGACCAGCGCTGAGACTCTCCTGACGATACTCCTTCCTGTTTTGAAGTTCTCTGCCATTTAGATTAACGTCACTGGCACTACCAGACGACTCCGTAAGTTTCAAACCAGAGCTGCTACTGCTTTCGTCTAGGGCAAGCCGCGACTTCAAACCATTGCTAGAACCGGATGAGTTTGCTGACAACCATGGATTTGTCCGGATGCGAGAACGTTCGCGGGGCGATTGTACCGATGGTGAGACCAACGGTGGCGGGATCGACGATGGTACAGGTAAGCTATTCCTCGAATCGGCGGAGTAAGACTCCGTCCTACGATGAGAGTTCTCCTGTTGTctctgctgttgttgctgttgcctCTGACCATTATTCGTCGGTGTTTCTGCGCTCTGTCAATATAAAGCGAGTAGAAATTCTAGAAAGCGACATGTCGGTGGGATGAAAGAAGACAaggattttgtattttattaagcTTATGATCGGTTTCGCTTGATAGCCATCATAATTAGCCAGATTATGTCTTTGCACGATAATAATCAATACGATGCAGAAGGCAACGGAGGATCAGGTCAGATTGCGATTAAAATTAGCTGACATGTGAAATCGGCTAATTGTCATTtctttttaacataatttaagATAATGTTTTATAGCGATCGTTAAACGGCGGAATGAAAATAGTGAAAAAGCATTGATGTGCGCAGATATTGATAGCACTGTTATTGGCAACTATCCCTTTAAAGTCACGCTTTTTCGTCCATCATTctgtattttctcttttatcgaCACTTCACATCGCGAATTCGATCGTTCCTCTCCATTATGCCGAAACGAGGGTCCCCGACGTGGCATGCAACGAGCAATTTATCACGGTCTGAAAGAGGAAGGATTCATTTTTCACTCCTGCCGGCCATTAAGGCCCGATATCCTGCCGTACGTTTCTGGTGACAATAATGCATCTCGAGTCGACAGAGTGAATTTTGAAGAAAGGCGCGATTCCACGGATGCAACAGCtagaaagaaatagaaatttccAGAATTTCTTTCAGGCGCGTGCAAGTACGTAAGTTCACAGCAAGAATATAGTGCAGCTAATAAATATCTTGCCATAACAAACAGCGGCACGTACACCATAAAGGGAACGAGTAATCGTTTCTACCGTCGCTTTTCAAGTAAGCTCGCGCTTTCGCGACTGGGATTCATAAGCTCTGTCTCTTTCATGTGTCCATAAGTAGCGACGATAAACGTTACTCCGGGAGTATACACTTCCTACTTAGCGAAAGAGGCCGGATGTCGTTGAACTCGCGACGTCAAAGACCCCATAGCGAACAAACGCACCcttatgcgcgcgcgcgggggtgagTTTGAGCGAGACAGTAATCTCGAAGCATATAAGCCTATAAACTATTTGAGGAAGACTGAAAGGAAGATGAAGCGTTTGACGAAACGTGCGCGCGATGAGCCAACGCGCGTCTTTTGTGAATACATTATATCGTGGTACCTCGAAAACTCTGCAACAGTGCACCAACAATCTccaacatattattattatccaatATTAGACCAGAAAGATTTGAATGAGAATTTCATCTAGGAGAATCATCATATAAAACAAGCCCAAATAccatgattttattatatgaattttctcattattattttgattgaGTTTAAAACTAACAGtttgacataataatatgtaaagatataatataataaatcaaatatttctcGCGGCAAACGAAAGATAGTTACTAAGTAATAAAAACGTTTGGTAACTATTTACAATAAAGAAGCCACTAATAAgggatttcaataattttttaatatgtcaaaATCATTACTCCTGTATGTAGGGTTGGCTccgttattgtaaataattatcaaaagtaaaatttttagaactttgaaaaattaaaaaaataatacattaacattaaaaaatgcatCTTGGATATTTTCAGACTCAAAATATTATCGCTTCGAATTCTGGCTGCAACGTACACCCGATTACCTTGTGTAGAGTGCTGGTTCGAACTTCTGGTTGACCGTTGTCTCTAGTCATGTTTGTCGTGCTGGCGGATGACTTTCCCCTATCCTGAATTCTTCCATTTCCCAATGCGGGGGTGCCGGCCAAAGACAAGCCCCCGGCGTTGCCCGACGGCCTTTTTATTCTACTCTTGCTGTtattgttgctgctgttgttgttgttgatgGTAGTGGCAGTACCACTGCTGCCGCTGCTCTGGAAATAGTGGGTGCCTGTTCTGATGTTGATGTAGTACTCGGGTGGAAAACTGGTACCCGGCGAGGTGCCGTCGGTCGAGTAGCCGGTCGAGTACGCGCTCTCCGGCGACGAGAGGCTCACGCTTCCGGCGGTACCTCCGGAAGTGCCGGACGATGTAGTCACGGTCGTGCTGTAACCGCCACCGTGCAATCGGATACCGTCGACGTTCTTCGTCGGTGAGTCCACCGGGTGTACCTAGGGAGAAGATTAAGACTTTACACTATGTTCGCCATTATGTAATTGGCGATTCGTCTCTTCAAGAAAGATATGtttttcttgatatttctGTCTGTTCGATAAAGATTTTTTGACAAAGAAGAAttcaaaaaagtattaattatacaattttctttctttcagctTTTGGATTATATCAAACACACATCTTATCTATTAAGTCGGTACATTCTTGCCGATgggtcgacgaatggatcgtcTCAAAAAATGACTCCTTTCAACATTCGCATGTTGCcggaaagatgggaaaaagtcgtagaaaacgatggaaagtactttgattgatttatgctgtatcgattgtttcatttcaataaagaaaaattgcaaaatcggcAAGAACTTATTCACTGATATCTAATatctcaaatatattttacagattAGGAAAATATCAAGCACATACGTACCAATAACTACAACAATTCGGAGAGAACACGTATGTgcaataaaaagagaatttataaGTGCTTTAGGTGAATTCACACATATTctctacattattatataattccgATAAGACAGCCATACGATGACTGCATAAAACTCGCAGATATACTGCGGCAATCTGCAAGATGGCgtgaaagaacgagagaactTGAAGGCGCCTGGCGGTGTGTGTTGAGAAAAGAATACTAAACTCTTTTTCTACCCGCCTTAACGATAAGCGTCGACATGCCTTGGCCGCTCCTTCCACGGAAAGCGCCGACGTAAGGGTCTGTTAGCGGAGAAACGGACGAACGTAACGAGCAACCGTTGGCAAGCAGTAGGAAAATAGAGGAAGCATTTCACAAACTAGTTTGCcgataatgatgatgaatcCGGCGAGCATGGCGCCTTTCAAGAGGAGATGTACCATGCCGAGGAATCGCGAGTCGCCGTGCAATTTGGTCGCCGTAAagcattgtattatataaatctataaaagCGTCGTTAGAACAATATAAAGGTCTAAATCTAGATCTTCAAAGTTGCAcgagaaaatgaaatttcatcGATCTGTAATGCATCGAATTTTACAAAGTTTATGTAAATTTGTAGGAATCTTATAAACAtgctttgtaaaataaaacatttaaaaacttttatattataatataaagtgtTTCATATATAACAAAGATTGTAAGATTATATGAGTTGTACGAatcttacatatataaaactacattcagcaaaatttaaattaatttctaaatttgtatgCATAGGATTTACAATCTCTCGATATCATTCTGTAAAGTGACTAAGAAATTGAGACATATTTGCTCACCTGGTGCAAAGCGGGCGATCTATTGGCGCTGTGGCTCCTGGGGGAGTTACAGTTCGAGTCGAATCCCTTGTCGCCCTTCTTTCgatccttcttctttttcgaTCGCACGATGTGTGCCTCCATCCATGTGCGCAATTTCGTCCCGAACATGTTGCACACGAGTGCCGGCTAACGGAGCGGCCCCTTGTCGAAAATGCCCAAGTGGATAGAGGACCCCTTTTCACGATTGGCCGCGAAACCGGCTGCGTTATTTCCGAGCACGTCTACTCGAGCGCTCCATTTTACGGTGAAAACTGGACTTCTGCAACCGACCGAATCTCGTTTACGAATGGTCGTCCAATCTTACCTCGAAGCGTGTTAAGAACCGAACGAATTCTACAAATGTAAAAACcccaaaaattataaaagatctCCAAAGATATTCCACTGAAAGAATGTTCGCGAGATTCGTTCACGAAGATTGAATAAAGAATCCTAcgcgtataaaatattataaaaacataataatcTAAATTATCTCACACAtgaatctatatatatatatatatatatatatataattttgctgAAAATAGCACTGAGAAAAAGATTGTATAATTGCGCTCGGCATAATTGTCGATTCGCTTTAATCATCATGCGACACATGATCGCGATCGCCAGTGTCGGGTTCTCCGGTCCTCTCTGATTACCTCGTAGATGATCACTGCACGCCGCTCGCCGGGACGGTCCACGGGACAATTATTACAGCCTCGCTTTACACCGGCTATTTACACACAGGTCCCACTCTTGGTTTTACGGCTTCGCTTCTCCGCTGTCGGGATCATC encodes the following:
- the LOC105276542 gene encoding uncharacterized protein LOC105276542, with protein sequence MFGTKLRTWMEAHIVRSKKKKDRKKGDKGFDSNCNSPRSHSANRSPALHQVHPVDSPTKNVDGIRLHGGGYSTTVTTSSGTSGGTAGSVSLSSPESAYSTGYSTDGTSPGTSFPPEYYINIRTGTHYFQSSGSSGTATTINNNNSSNNNSKSRIKRPSGNAGGLSLAGTPALGNGRIQDRGKSSASTTNMTRDNGQPEVRTSTLHKSAETPTNNGQRQQQQQQRQQENSHRRTESYSADSRNSLPVPSSIPPPLVSPSVQSPRERSRIRTNPWLSANSSGSSNGLKSRLALDESSSSSGLKLTESSGSASDVNLNGRELQNRKEYRQESLSAGRSPINQNWRLISGMDLRPKIPLQRRASSSSSSASSMTRSVRSSEDDVTLNEMMGKFDESYVYEKETDILSDSDPTDCEDYIDSLSDIDTGQDGGDENDPFENDELDYIDNGSFLDLDSVECGGDHFPNTGHCTYFAFTSELSRRGSRLRESFLKRRNKDEIISQKTTNARKQSTRHKKLDGDHKQSEKRKKRMSQRRKPNLDCCDDEMANMNRVLVERILLKNSGFNQGSRSVGGTPMCLRRKKHDVNKNLSPMRLNGNPSAVRPTMVDNEIVKRRSNSISYVNGNIVRRHITGNTYMTTFASEIALIEADKEADRKYRELILEAENLLVSMQKYQNSSPCVPSPSRKLHNGLANKRVELIKNTELNIELALSKSRNSQPELQSGSIKDLEHTSPKRQFTQQPCSPIHRFLERNSSAGFAPKEPPSIYRQPEMSKCSDSPVMPRRTTPHGSPSRSLIHHQVHRARNGDLDTKECSGMLQLAMNCNGDLRSDPVDNPFGDKAQSNVTQSQSSLAAGRKEFSCETRDNLPTKEEGVTSSSSDSDEKCDVRRRAPLMTFRSVDMGPIKEASSYCPQSEPVKRKVYAGSATYGRIQKTLGEHIMLRNSDGDTAADDTDDSRRSLKEKVVQLRQERLAAEAANANNAQDSQFFQQQLSQLRRQMLMQTIEGLKRSLEDQSATLKQTCLESMNLLSDELP